In Nicotiana tabacum cultivar K326 chromosome 19, ASM71507v2, whole genome shotgun sequence, one DNA window encodes the following:
- the LOC107810612 gene encoding secreted RxLR effector protein 161-like, with protein sequence MISQQKYIKELLKRFEMESSKIIDTPIATATHLDMDEPGSPVNETMYRGIIGSLLYLTTSRLDIVFSVGLCAKFQSNPKESHLKAAKRILRYLKGTQDLVLYYPSGDNFDLIGYADADYAGYRVDRKSTSGMAYFLGSCLISRGTRKQNSVALSTTEAEYVVAASCFCSTAVD encoded by the coding sequence ATGATAAGTCAGCAAAAGTACATCAAAGAGCTTCTGAAGAGATTTGAGATGGAGAGTTCAAAGATCATTGATACACCTATTGCCACTGCCACTCACCTTgatatggatgaacctggttctcctGTAAACGAGActatgtatagaggcattattgggtcaCTTCTGTATCTCACAACAAGTAGACtagacattgttttcagtgtgggACTCTGTGCCAAgtttcaatccaatccaaaggagtctcatcTGAAGGCTGCAAAGAGAATTCTGAGGTATCTCAAAGGAACgcaggacctggttctctactatccctcagGAGATAACTTTGACTTGATAgggtatgctgatgctgactatgctGGTTATCGggtggataggaaaagcacttcTGGTATGGCAtattttcttggttcatgtctaaTCTCACGGGGCACAAGAAAACAAAACTCAGTGGCCCTTTCAActactgaagctgagtatgtggtAGCTGCCTCTTGCTTTTGCTCAACTGCTGTAGATTAA
- the LOC142173433 gene encoding uncharacterized protein LOC142173433, producing the protein MAEDSELWDVICDGPFIPTKTSGDPAVTVPKKIKEFNDVDRKAIEKNFRAKKILVCGIGVDEYNKISACQSAKEIWEALQITHEGTTQVKQSKIDMLTTEYELFRMKDDESIQDMHTRFTSIINELHSLGEIIPRNKLVRKILSVLPNSWESKVNAIHRGKGFAEANN; encoded by the coding sequence atggctgaagaCTCAGAGCTTTGGGACGTCATCTGCGATGGACCCTTCATCCCTACAAAAACCAGTGGTGACCCAGCAGTAACAGttcccaaaaaaataaaagaattcaaTGATGTTGATCGCAAGGCCATAGAAAAGAACTTTCGAGCGAAGAAAATTCTTGTCTGTGGTATTGGTGTTGATGAATACAACAAGATTTCAGCATGCCAATCTGCTAAGGAGATTTGGGAAGCTCTCCAAATAACACATGAAGGGACAACCCAAGTTAAGCAATCAAAGATTGACATGCTTACCACAGAATACGAGCTTTTCAGGATGAAAGACGATGAGTCCATCCAGGACATGCATACTCGGTTCACCTccatcatcaatgagcttcaTTCTCTGGGAGAAATCATTCCAAGGAACAAACTTGTCAGGAAAATACTAAGTGTTTTACCCAATTCCTGGGAAAGCAAAGTGAATGCTATTCACAGAGGCAAAGGATTTGCAGAAGCTAACAATTGA